The Candidatus Defluviibacterium haderslevense DNA window ATTCTCAATTCTATTAATTACATAACCTTGCTTTTCTAAGTTTTCTACAAAATCCAAATTTGTCTTTTCTACAGAATGCAGTTTTGTATCAAAAACAACCCATCCATAATGTTCTTTTCTTGCTATAAAGTCATAATTCATAACTAGCTAATTTTATTTGTTAATTCAACAAAACCTTCATTGTTTTCATTATAAACCCAGAAAATATTTTTAATTTCATTTGACAAATAGTGAATAAGTGGATCGCGCATTACTGGAAATGGAATCCTTTTAATTAATTCAATTGCATCTTCAATTGAAAAAAAGTCAACTTCTATAATGTCCCCGTCGGGATCTGTAATTGAAAGGTTTCCTTCATAATTATCACTTTCAAAAACCATAATTATACTTTGCCAATTTCTCTTGTAGTTTAAATGTTGAGCAATATAAGCAATTGACTTCCAGTTGTTGACATCTAAGCCTGTTTCCTCTTTTAATTCTCTAGTAACTGACTGCAATGCATTTTCATTTTCATTTGCTGTTCCACCAGGTATTGTCCAAAAATCCTTAGATCCAAATTCTGAATTGTGTTTTACTAATAGAATTTCATTATTTCTTCTTACTATTCCTGCTGTTATTATATAGTTTGTCATTTATTTTAAATTGAAACTTGATTAATTGAGCGATTTTTTCCAGTTATTTGATTTAAAGTTAATGGCTTAATTCAGAACATGAAGATAGTAAAAATAGAAATATCTAAACCCTTAATTCAGTTTATATATATGTAATTAACTCTCTTCCTATTTAAAACATAATTTAATATACAACATATAACCTAAAATTGCTAGTAAGTTAAGAAAAATTCTAAATTGAGACATAAATTATTAAAATTAAATTAATTCTTACTCATATTCCTATATTGTAAGTAGGTATTTAATTTATTACTTTAT harbors:
- a CDS encoding NUDIX domain-containing protein: MTNYIITAGIVRRNNEILLVKHNSEFGSKDFWTIPGGTANENENALQSVTRELKEETGLDVNNWKSIAYIAQHLNYKRNWQSIIMVFESDNYEGNLSITDPDGDIIEVDFFSIEDAIELIKRIPFPVMRDPLIHYLSNEIKNIFWVYNENNEGFVELTNKIS